The window TTCGCAACAGCTTTCCGGGCACGCTTCTTCACGGGCTTCGGCTGCTCATCCTTTTCCTCCGAATCCCACATTTCTCTGTAGGCGTTGATGTATTCCGCCGTGGCAACAGGATTTATGAAGAAGTAGTGGCGGCAGAGTTTTTTGTAGAGTTGGAGGGCTGGTTCATAACAGCAGAAGGAGAGCAGGCCGTCGAGGGTGTGTTCGATGTGATTGGTATCGCGACTGCTGGATCGCAGGATGTCATCTACGATTGAAGTGTACGCCAACACGGCTTGCTGATTCAAAGCCTGGAGTTGCTCTGCCAAGCCTCTGATGGATTCAAACATGTCGTCGTAGTCGCTCATTTCAGCACCTCCCAATGGCCCAGTTTGCGTCCGCCAGTACGAAGAAGCTGCTTCGCATCTCTCAAAGTGGCGATTTGCTTTCGAACGGCACGCCCGCTAATGCCAAGTTCTTCACCAATCTGCTCCGTGGTGACTGCCGGGTTCACCGCCATGAGAGCCAGTATTCTCTCGGCGGTCTTACCGGAACTTTCCTTTAGGAACTTTCTTTTAGGAACTTTCTTTCGGGAACCTGACACCTCAACTATTTTCAGAGCTTCGATTGAGGATGGCCGGTTGAATGAAACGATAAACAGACTCCCGATTTCGCGAAAAACAACATCGGGAGCATTCTTGAGTATCAATGGCATGCCGCGCCCCCAAGCCTCCACCATTTCGATACGACGAAACAAATCGGCAATCAAGGGATTGCGTCGCTGCGAAACATGCCCTTTGCGCAAGTCATCCAGCGTCAGGCAACCATATAAAGTTCCAGGATTCCGGATTTCGACGCGATCCTTGAAGATCGCCACCTGCACGTAATCCGGGTCGCAGTAATCACGATGGCAAAAAGCATTGATGATAGCTTCGCGCAAAGCATCTACTGATACCTCCGGCACGTCTACCCGATACAACCCATTGAGCCGCATCCCGATGTGAATATTTTTAAGCACAAACCGTTGCGCCTCTTCGATCAATTCCAAAATGTCGCCCTGGATATCGTGGCGGTCAATAATCATCGCACTATCGGTCGTTCCAAACACCGCACAGCGTAGCTCCATCGGGGCCGACTTGGCAAAAAACAGGGCTGCTGCGTTCAGCAGCTTCCCGGCTTTGAGCAGACCAAGCTTTTCGACCGCATTAGCCGGCGTATCCCAACTAAGCCCGGCTCGATCAACAAACCGCTTCAACTTTTCAACGTCAAGATCCGCAACACTCAGTCCACAAATTCTATTATCCCAACGCAGTAGTTCACTGTTTTTCGCCAGAATCAGTTTTTCCAGCGCTTTGACACTCAATTGCCGGTCTTCATCTGCCACGCGCATATAGGCACGGCCATGGGAATGATACGGCGCTTCATGTCCGTCAAACGCTACTTTGATGCAGTGACACCCATCAACTATCTCAAGGGTGACATGGGGGTATATTTTGGGCTCGATATGAGCGGCTATGGCCTGCGACACATCGCGCAGTGTCTTTTCGTTTACTTCGAGCCCAACAGCTTTCCCGTCATTGCGAATACCAAACCACAGTTCACCATGGCCATGTTTGTTGAGAATGGCGGAAATGGAACCCAGCCCGGCTGTAAGCTCAGCCAGACTTTTCTTGAGTTCTATGGTTTCCGTTTCTTTCACTTATCGCCTTTCTCCAAGCGGG of the bacterium genome contains:
- a CDS encoding ATP-binding protein codes for the protein MKETETIELKKSLAELTAGLGSISAILNKHGHGELWFGIRNDGKAVGLEVNEKTLRDVSQAIAAHIEPKIYPHVTLEIVDGCHCIKVAFDGHEAPYHSHGRAYMRVADEDRQLSVKALEKLILAKNSELLRWDNRICGLSVADLDVEKLKRFVDRAGLSWDTPANAVEKLGLLKAGKLLNAAALFFAKSAPMELRCAVFGTTDSAMIIDRHDIQGDILELIEEAQRFVLKNIHIGMRLNGLYRVDVPEVSVDALREAIINAFCHRDYCDPDYVQVAIFKDRVEIRNPGTLYGCLTLDDLRKGHVSQRRNPLIADLFRRIEMVEAWGRGMPLILKNAPDVVFREIGSLFIVSFNRPSSIEALKIVEVSGSRKKVPKRKFLKESSGKTAERILALMAVNPAVTTEQIGEELGISGRAVRKQIATLRDAKQLLRTGGRKLGHWEVLK